DNA from Deltaproteobacteria bacterium:
ACGTGGGCTGCTACTACGCCTACGACCCCCGGATGAAGAAGGTCGCGCGCGCCATCGTCCGCCTGCTCCAGGAGGCCGGGGTCGACTTCGGCATCCTCGGGAACGACGAGAGCTGCTGCGGCGAGAGCGTCCGCAAGGTGGGGGCCGAGGACACCTTCAAGAAGCTCGCCCGCTCGAACATCAAGCACTTCATCGACCGGGGCGTGAAGCGGGTGCTGGTCGCGTCGCCGCACTGCCTCCACACCTTCAAGAACGAGTACCCGGAGTTCATGGTGAACTTCGAGGTGGTCCACCTCTCCGAGCTCCTCCTCGAGCTCGTCGAGAGCGGCAAGCTGGTGCTGCCTCACGAGGTCGCGCGGAAGATCACCTACCACGACCCCTGCTACCTGGGCCGGCACAACGGCTACTACGATCAGCCCCGGGAGCTCCTCGCGAAGGCAGGGGTCGAGCTGGTCGAGATGCGGGACAACCGGCAGAACGCGCTCTGCTGCGGCGGCGGCGGCGGCCGGATCTGGATGGACACGCCGAAGGGGGAGCGCTTCGCCGACCTGCGCCTCGAGCAGGCCCGCGAGACCGGCGCCGAGCTGCTGGTCACCTCCTGCCCCTACTGCATCTCCAACTTCGAGGAGAGCCGCCTCTCCCTCTCGGACGAGGAGGCGGGGCGACTCCAGGTCCGGGACATCACCGAGGTGCTTCTCGAGGCCCTCGAGGCCCCGGGCGCCACCGAAGAGGAGGCCGCGTAGCGATGACGGGCAACCCGGCCACCTTCGGTGACGTGATGGTCCTCGGCGGGGGGATCAGCGGGATCCAGGCCGCCCTCGATCTCGCCACCGCCGGCTTCAAGGTCTACCTCGTCGAGCAGGCGCCGACCGTCGGCGGGAAGATGGCCCAGCTCGACAAGACCTTCCCGACCAACGACTGCTCGATGTGCATCGAGTCGCCGAAGTTCATCGAGTGCGACCGCCACCCGAACATCGAGATCCTCACCCACACCGAGGTCGAGAAGGTCGAGGGCGAGGCCGGCAACTTCGAGATCACCCTGAAGCGCAAGCCGCGCTACGTGAAGGAGGATCTCTGCACCGGCTGCACGGTCTGCGTGGAGTACTGCCCCATCCAGATCCCGGACCCCTTCAACCAGAACCTCTCGGACAACAAGGCCGTCCACATCTACTTCTCCCAGGCGGTGCCCCTCGTC
Protein-coding regions in this window:
- a CDS encoding (Fe-S)-binding protein encodes the protein METLTPFQEIIEEVDRAGGDSARFCYQCGKCDVVCPWNRVRDFSIRKIVRQANFGLAEIELEDMWRCTTCGTCPTHCPRGVGQIEVGISLRRIASEYGVFPENVRGAATAAGSCAAEGNPLSEDRADRAAWAEGLGVKPYVEGMDYLFYVGCYYAYDPRMKKVARAIVRLLQEAGVDFGILGNDESCCGESVRKVGAEDTFKKLARSNIKHFIDRGVKRVLVASPHCLHTFKNEYPEFMVNFEVVHLSELLLELVESGKLVLPHEVARKITYHDPCYLGRHNGYYDQPRELLAKAGVELVEMRDNRQNALCCGGGGGRIWMDTPKGERFADLRLEQARETGAELLVTSCPYCISNFEESRLSLSDEEAGRLQVRDITEVLLEALEAPGATEEEAA